A genomic segment from Pseudomonadota bacterium encodes:
- a CDS encoding co-chaperone GroES: MEFKPLHDRALIRPLASQEKTAGGIIIPDTVKEKPQEGEILAVGSGTRDEMGKLIPLDVKAGDRVLYGKWSGTEVKIDGEDLLIVKESDILGIVTGAKNKNKKKS, encoded by the coding sequence ATGGAATTCAAGCCATTACACGACCGAGCGTTGATTCGGCCCCTGGCATCGCAAGAGAAGACCGCCGGCGGTATCATCATACCGGATACGGTAAAGGAAAAACCCCAGGAAGGCGAAATTCTTGCGGTGGGCTCCGGCACCCGCGACGAAATGGGCAAGCTCATTCCGCTCGATGTCAAGGCGGGCGATCGGGTGCTTTACGGGAAGTGGTCCGGTACCGAGGTGAAAATCGACGGCGAGGATCTGCTGATTGTGAAAGAGTCCGATATTTTGGGAATCGTGACTGGCGCGAAAAACAAGAACAAGAAGAAGAGTTAA
- a CDS encoding quinone-dependent dihydroorotate dehydrogenase: MGFEIATFTAGYRLIAPFLRWLPPEAAHDLILAALGLGLAPRRRAVDEPSLATRAFGLSFPNAIGLAAGFDKNAEAVDAMFRFGFGFVEVGTVTPKPQAGNPKPRLFRLTKDEAVINRLGFNSDGMAKVVERLRRRGDAAGHAPGVVGVNVGKNRESENASTDYAAAAAAFAGLADYLVLNVSSPNTPGLRDLQTKARVREVLEKTRAAITGKGLGQPTPLLLKVAPDLEEAEREGIAEVALEGLADGLVIGNTTLTRPSYLQSPLRHEAGGLSGKPLFALSTEVLADFYRRTEGRVPLIGTGGIASGEEAYAKVRAGASLVQLYTALVFEGPALVTRIRRELDRLLRRDGFTHVEQAIGADHRQLR, translated from the coding sequence ATGGGGTTTGAAATTGCCACTTTCACGGCCGGTTACCGGCTGATTGCGCCATTCCTCCGATGGCTGCCGCCGGAAGCCGCCCACGACCTGATTCTGGCGGCGCTTGGCCTCGGGCTTGCGCCGCGAAGGCGGGCAGTGGACGAGCCGTCGCTGGCAACGCGCGCCTTTGGGCTTTCCTTTCCGAACGCGATCGGCCTGGCGGCCGGTTTCGACAAGAACGCCGAAGCGGTGGACGCCATGTTCCGTTTCGGCTTCGGTTTCGTCGAGGTCGGCACCGTGACACCCAAGCCCCAGGCCGGCAATCCGAAGCCTCGGCTTTTTCGCCTGACGAAGGACGAAGCCGTCATAAACCGCTTGGGCTTCAACAGCGACGGCATGGCGAAGGTGGTTGAACGGCTGCGCCGGCGAGGCGACGCGGCGGGCCACGCCCCCGGCGTCGTCGGCGTGAACGTCGGCAAGAACCGCGAAAGTGAGAACGCCAGCACCGACTACGCCGCTGCTGCCGCTGCCTTCGCGGGCCTTGCGGATTACCTTGTCCTCAACGTTTCCTCGCCGAACACGCCGGGCCTTCGCGACCTCCAGACGAAGGCGCGCGTGAGGGAAGTCCTCGAAAAGACCCGCGCCGCCATAACGGGAAAAGGGCTTGGCCAGCCGACACCGTTGCTTTTGAAAGTCGCCCCCGATCTTGAGGAGGCGGAACGCGAAGGAATCGCGGAGGTTGCCTTGGAAGGACTCGCGGACGGCCTTGTCATCGGCAACACGACGCTAACGCGCCCTTCCTACTTGCAAAGCCCGCTGCGCCATGAGGCGGGCGGCTTGAGCGGCAAGCCGCTGTTTGCTCTTTCGACCGAAGTGCTTGCCGATTTCTACCGCCGAACGGAAGGGCGCGTGCCCCTGATCGGGACCGGCGGAATCGCCAGTGGCGAGGAGGCGTATGCGAAGGTCCGAGCCGGCGCTTCGCTCGTACAGCTTTATACGGCGCTGGTTTTCGAAGGGCCGGCACTGGTGACGCGAATCCGGCGCGAACTTGACCGGCTTCTCCGCCGCGACGGCTTCACCCATGTCGAGCAGGCCATAGGCGCCGACCATCGGCAACTGCGCTAG
- the cysD gene encoding sulfate adenylyltransferase subunit CysD, with protein MNYLDALENQSLYIFREAFNKIDKLAMLWSIGKDSNVLLWLARKAFLGHVPFPLVHIDTSYKMPEMIAFRDRMAKEWNLNLIVGQNKAALAAGMGPEKGRVVCCGALKTEGLKQTIAAQGFTGVFAGIRRDEEGTRAKERVFSPRGEHAEWDFRDQPPEFWDQFKTDFAPGTHLRIHPILHWTELDIWRYIRRENIPVVDLYFAKDGRRYRSLGCAPCTGTVASTAATIDDIIAELETTKISERSGRAQDKESEDAFERLRVEGYM; from the coding sequence ATGAATTACCTCGACGCCCTGGAAAACCAAAGCCTCTACATCTTCCGGGAAGCCTTCAACAAGATCGACAAGCTGGCGATGCTGTGGTCGATCGGGAAGGACAGCAATGTCCTTTTGTGGCTGGCCCGGAAGGCGTTCCTTGGCCACGTGCCTTTTCCGCTCGTGCACATCGACACCTCCTACAAGATGCCCGAGATGATCGCGTTTCGCGATCGCATGGCGAAGGAATGGAATTTGAATCTGATCGTCGGCCAGAACAAGGCGGCGCTCGCGGCGGGCATGGGGCCGGAGAAGGGGCGCGTCGTTTGCTGCGGGGCCCTCAAGACGGAAGGCCTCAAACAGACGATCGCCGCCCAGGGCTTCACCGGCGTCTTCGCCGGCATCCGGCGCGACGAGGAAGGAACCCGCGCGAAGGAACGCGTCTTCAGCCCGCGCGGCGAACACGCGGAGTGGGACTTTCGCGACCAGCCGCCGGAATTCTGGGACCAGTTCAAGACGGATTTTGCACCGGGCACGCATCTGCGTATCCATCCCATCCTGCACTGGACGGAACTCGACATCTGGCGGTACATCCGGCGGGAGAACATCCCGGTCGTGGATCTGTATTTCGCGAAGGACGGTCGGCGGTATCGCTCGCTCGGCTGCGCGCCGTGCACGGGCACCGTCGCCTCGACCGCCGCGACGATTGACGACATCATCGCCGAGCTTGAAACGACGAAGATTTCCGAACGTTCCGGCCGCGCTCAGGACAAGGAATCGGAGGACGCGTTCGAACGGCTCCGGGTCGAGGGGTATATGTAG
- a CDS encoding HNH endonuclease encodes MARSKEEGVEAQLKNYPALVLNADFQPLNYFPLSTWSWQDAIKAVVLNRVSILSEYDFFIRSPSLKLRLPSVIALKEYIPIRRHPAFTRFNVFLRDHFRCQYCSAAYASEDLTFDHVVPRSRGGRTTWMNVVSACGHCNIRKGGRTPEQSGMHPRTRPAQPTAYDLRENGRAFPPNYLHESWRDYLYWDTELEQS; translated from the coding sequence TTGGCGCGGTCAAAAGAGGAAGGCGTGGAAGCGCAGCTAAAGAATTACCCGGCCCTCGTGCTGAACGCGGATTTCCAGCCGCTCAATTATTTTCCGCTCTCCACCTGGTCCTGGCAGGACGCGATCAAGGCGGTCGTCCTCAACCGGGTCAGCATTCTTTCCGAATACGATTTCTTCATCCGTTCGCCGAGCCTCAAGCTCCGGCTGCCGAGCGTGATCGCGCTCAAGGAATACATCCCGATCCGCCGTCACCCGGCCTTCACGCGGTTCAACGTTTTCCTGCGCGACCATTTCCGTTGCCAATATTGCAGCGCGGCTTACGCGTCCGAGGACCTTACCTTCGATCACGTCGTGCCGCGCTCCCGCGGGGGGCGGACGACCTGGATGAACGTGGTTTCCGCCTGCGGCCATTGCAACATCCGCAAGGGTGGGCGCACGCCCGAACAGAGCGGCATGCATCCAAGAACCCGCCCCGCACAGCCAACCGCCTACGACCTTCGCGAGAACGGCCGCGCCTTCCCGCCGAACTATCTGCACGAAAGCTGGCGGGACTATCTCTACTGGGATACGGAACTCGAACAGTCCTGA
- a CDS encoding response regulator, producing MTSKRLLVIDDEEEICDLIRNVAEGEGFEVYTTVHPTEFLAAFQTFKPTVVMLDLVMPETDGIECLRHLAEIGCAAPIFVMSGYSGKLLESARSLGDAFGLPFVQSLEKPIRVKRLRAALAEALHHTTGI from the coding sequence ATGACGTCGAAACGTCTACTCGTCATCGATGACGAGGAAGAAATCTGTGACCTCATCCGCAACGTGGCCGAAGGCGAAGGCTTCGAGGTTTACACGACCGTCCACCCGACGGAGTTCCTGGCCGCCTTTCAGACTTTCAAGCCGACCGTCGTCATGCTCGATCTCGTCATGCCGGAAACGGACGGGATCGAATGTCTGCGTCACCTGGCGGAGATCGGCTGCGCGGCCCCCATTTTCGTCATGAGCGGCTATAGTGGAAAACTGTTGGAGAGCGCCCGCAGTCTTGGCGACGCCTTCGGCCTTCCCTTCGTTCAGAGCCTGGAAAAGCCGATTCGCGTGAAACGGTTGCGCGCGGCTCTGGCCGAAGCGCTCCATCACACCACCGGCATATGA
- a CDS encoding phosphoadenylyl-sulfate reductase, which yields MTALAKAEAAKPRVAALDKAYGHLDGLALLRVMIEKEFRGRIALGSSFGAEAGVLLALVAEIDPATPVLFLDTRKLFEETLRYKETLVARLGLTDVRVLRPDAAELVAEDPDATLWSRDYDACCDLRKVRPLNRALGDFDAWITGRKRFHGDGRTTLPTIEAEDGKIKINPLVRWSQADIAAEFKARDLPPHPLVAQGYLSIGCTTCTRRIEPNEEIRAGRWAASDKTECGIHKARWSKNP from the coding sequence ATGACAGCGCTGGCGAAGGCGGAAGCGGCGAAGCCTCGGGTTGCGGCTCTCGATAAGGCCTATGGCCATCTCGATGGGCTTGCGCTTCTCCGCGTCATGATCGAGAAGGAATTCCGAGGCCGTATCGCGCTTGGCTCCTCCTTCGGGGCGGAGGCGGGCGTGCTGCTGGCGCTGGTCGCCGAGATCGATCCGGCGACGCCGGTCCTTTTTCTCGATACGCGGAAGCTTTTTGAGGAGACGCTTCGCTATAAGGAAACGCTTGTCGCACGCCTCGGGTTGACGGACGTTCGCGTGCTGCGGCCGGACGCGGCGGAGCTTGTGGCGGAAGACCCCGATGCAACTCTTTGGTCGCGGGATTACGACGCCTGCTGCGACCTTCGCAAGGTTCGGCCGCTCAATCGCGCGCTTGGCGATTTCGATGCGTGGATCACCGGCCGCAAGCGTTTCCATGGCGATGGCCGCACCACGTTGCCGACGATCGAAGCGGAGGACGGAAAGATCAAGATCAACCCGCTGGTGCGGTGGAGCCAAGCCGACATCGCCGCCGAATTCAAAGCGCGCGACTTGCCTCCCCACCCGCTGGTGGCGCAAGGTTATCTTTCCATTGGCTGTACGACCTGCACGCGCCGGATCGAGCCGAACGAAGAAATCCGCGCCGGTCGCTGGGCGGCAAGCGACAAGACAGAATGCGGCATCCATAAGGCACGCTGGTCCAAAAACCCATGA
- a CDS encoding COX15/CtaA family protein: protein MTREIPIRPPSHGRQVAIWLFLCAGLVFTMVLLGGTTRLSNAGLSIVEWKPLTGILPPLSEAEWQAVFAQYRAFPEYEMRHIGMTLAEFKSIFWLEYLHRLWGRFIGAVFFFPFLYFWLRGALDRKLAARLLGVFLLGAFQGWLGWYMVQSGLVERPDVSPYRLAAHLGLASIVFALLFRLGLSCRPTAAGKRPPSLFGAATAGTVALVFLTILAGAFVAGIDAGLTYNTFPRMGEGFAPDGYWALEPAWRNFFENIPSVQFNHRLLGGFTFLWVAALWLASWRVTVSKRARLALGLLLAMATLQAGLGIATLLHAVPLPLGVAHQAGALLLFTLALWAEDETRREGN from the coding sequence ATGACAAGGGAAATCCCCATCCGCCCCCCTTCCCATGGGCGACAAGTTGCGATCTGGCTTTTCCTGTGCGCGGGCCTTGTTTTCACCATGGTCCTGCTGGGAGGAACCACGCGGCTTTCAAACGCCGGCCTTTCCATCGTCGAATGGAAGCCGCTGACCGGCATCCTGCCGCCGCTCTCGGAGGCGGAATGGCAAGCGGTCTTCGCGCAATACCGGGCCTTTCCCGAATACGAGATGCGGCACATCGGCATGACATTGGCCGAGTTCAAATCGATCTTTTGGCTGGAGTACCTGCACCGCCTGTGGGGCCGCTTCATCGGCGCCGTTTTCTTCTTTCCTTTTCTTTATTTCTGGCTGCGCGGCGCGCTCGACCGGAAACTGGCCGCACGACTTCTCGGCGTCTTTCTGCTCGGCGCCTTTCAAGGCTGGCTCGGCTGGTACATGGTGCAAAGCGGCCTGGTCGAACGGCCCGACGTCAGTCCCTACCGGCTGGCCGCCCATCTCGGGCTGGCGTCGATCGTTTTCGCGCTTCTCTTCCGGCTTGGTCTTAGCTGCCGGCCGACGGCGGCCGGAAAACGGCCGCCATCCCTTTTCGGCGCCGCCACGGCCGGCACGGTAGCGCTGGTTTTCCTGACCATTCTCGCCGGCGCCTTCGTCGCCGGCATCGACGCCGGCCTTACCTACAACACCTTCCCGAGAATGGGGGAAGGCTTCGCCCCGGACGGCTACTGGGCGCTGGAACCCGCCTGGCGGAATTTCTTCGAGAACATCCCGAGCGTGCAATTCAACCACCGGCTGCTTGGCGGGTTCACGTTTCTTTGGGTGGCGGCGCTCTGGCTTGCTTCCTGGCGGGTGACGGTTTCGAAACGGGCGAGACTGGCGCTCGGCCTTCTTCTGGCCATGGCGACCCTGCAGGCAGGCCTTGGCATCGCGACACTTCTCCATGCCGTGCCGCTGCCGCTTGGCGTAGCGCACCAGGCGGGGGCTCTCCTTCTGTTTACTCTGGCGCTGTGGGCCGAGGATGAAACCCGGCGGGAAGGGAATTAA
- a CDS encoding dienelactone hydrolase family protein yields MPKPAAGHFETVCHPPASGGPAGKLVVLLHGYGADMHDLIGLAPHWAGLMPDVEFLSPNAPEPCAGYPIGRQWFPVGSLDIEEMHAGVLDAAPRLDAFLDAELEKRGLTERDLALVGFSQGTMMALHVGLRRSHPPAGILGFSGVLVGAETLAEEIRVRPPVFLVHGAADPMIPVQALTMTENALRAAGVPVKSHVSQGLGHGIDAAGLALGGRFLAEILGTPADG; encoded by the coding sequence ATGCCGAAGCCCGCCGCCGGACACTTCGAGACCGTTTGCCACCCGCCCGCCTCCGGCGGACCGGCCGGCAAGCTCGTCGTCCTCCTGCACGGCTATGGCGCAGACATGCACGACCTGATCGGGCTGGCGCCGCATTGGGCGGGGTTGATGCCGGATGTCGAATTCCTTTCGCCGAACGCGCCCGAACCTTGCGCCGGCTATCCGATTGGCCGCCAGTGGTTTCCGGTCGGCAGCCTCGACATCGAGGAAATGCACGCCGGCGTCCTTGACGCGGCCCCCCGGTTGGATGCCTTCCTCGACGCCGAACTCGAAAAGCGCGGGCTCACGGAACGCGATCTTGCGCTCGTCGGGTTTTCGCAAGGCACGATGATGGCGCTGCACGTTGGCCTGCGCCGCAGCCATCCGCCGGCCGGCATCCTCGGCTTTTCCGGCGTCCTCGTCGGCGCCGAAACCTTGGCCGAAGAAATCCGCGTCCGGCCGCCGGTCTTCCTGGTGCATGGCGCGGCCGACCCCATGATCCCGGTGCAGGCTTTAACGATGACGGAAAACGCCCTGCGCGCGGCGGGCGTTCCGGTGAAGTCCCATGTTTCACAAGGGCTTGGCCACGGGATAGACGCGGCGGGCCTGGCCTTGGGAGGCCGCTTCCTGGCCGAAATTCTGGGCACACCCGCCGACGGGTAA
- the groL gene encoding chaperonin GroEL (60 kDa chaperone family; promotes refolding of misfolded polypeptides especially under stressful conditions; forms two stacked rings of heptamers to form a barrel-shaped 14mer; ends can be capped by GroES; misfolded proteins enter the barrel where they are refolded when GroES binds), which translates to MAAKEILFGVDARTRMLRGVETLANAVKVTLGPKGRTVILDKSFGTPRITKDGVTVANEIELGDKFENMGAQMVRSVASRTNEEAGDGTTTATVLTHMILKEGVKAVAAGMNPMDLRRGIDLAVAAVVEDVAKRAKKISTSAEIMQVGIISANGESAIGKKIADAMEQVGKEGVITVEEAKGLQDELEVVEGMQFDRGYVSPYFITNAERMVCELETPYILLSEGKLSSLQPMLPLLEAVVQAGRPLVIVAEDIEGEALATLVVNKLRGGLKVLGVKAPGFGDRRKAMLEDIATLTGGQVISEDLGIKLENVTLAMLGTAKKVGATKENTTIVDGAGKKSDIKARCTQIRKQVEETTSEYDKEKLQERLAKLAGGVAVIRVGGATEAEVKERKDLVDDALNATRAAVEEGIVAGGGSALLYATRALSKLKVANEDQRVGVEIVRRALEAPVRQIANNAGADGAVIAGKLLEGKDTDFGFDAQKGEYVNMVKAGIIDPAKVVRIALQDAASIAGLMVTTEAMVTEKPEDAAKIQTHLTPPEPSF; encoded by the coding sequence ATGGCTGCAAAAGAAATTCTCTTTGGTGTTGATGCGCGCACGCGCATGTTGCGCGGGGTCGAAACGCTCGCAAACGCCGTGAAAGTGACACTGGGCCCGAAGGGGCGCACCGTAATTCTGGATAAATCTTTCGGCACGCCGCGAATCACGAAAGACGGTGTGACGGTCGCCAACGAAATCGAGCTGGGAGACAAGTTCGAGAACATGGGCGCGCAGATGGTTCGCTCGGTGGCAAGCCGCACGAACGAGGAAGCCGGCGACGGTACGACGACGGCAACCGTCCTGACGCATATGATTCTGAAGGAAGGCGTCAAAGCGGTGGCTGCCGGCATGAATCCGATGGATCTTCGGCGCGGCATCGATCTCGCGGTCGCAGCCGTGGTCGAAGACGTCGCTAAGCGCGCGAAGAAAATCTCGACCAGTGCGGAAATTATGCAGGTCGGCATAATTTCGGCGAACGGCGAATCGGCAATTGGTAAGAAAATTGCTGACGCCATGGAGCAGGTCGGCAAAGAAGGCGTCATCACGGTCGAGGAGGCGAAGGGTCTTCAGGACGAACTGGAAGTCGTCGAAGGCATGCAGTTCGATCGGGGCTATGTCTCGCCTTACTTCATTACGAACGCCGAGCGCATGGTCTGCGAGCTGGAAACCCCCTACATCCTCTTGAGCGAGGGTAAGCTTTCGAGCCTGCAGCCGATGCTGCCGCTTCTCGAGGCGGTCGTGCAGGCGGGCCGTCCGCTCGTCATCGTTGCCGAGGACATCGAAGGCGAAGCGTTGGCCACGCTGGTTGTCAACAAGCTGCGCGGCGGGCTCAAGGTGCTGGGTGTGAAGGCGCCCGGCTTTGGGGATCGCCGGAAGGCAATGCTCGAAGATATCGCCACGCTCACCGGCGGCCAGGTCATCTCCGAAGACCTTGGTATCAAGCTTGAGAACGTGACTCTTGCCATGCTGGGCACGGCGAAAAAGGTCGGCGCCACAAAGGAAAATACGACGATCGTGGATGGCGCCGGTAAGAAAAGCGATATCAAGGCGCGCTGCACGCAAATCCGCAAGCAGGTCGAGGAAACCACCTCCGAATACGACAAGGAGAAGCTGCAGGAGCGTCTGGCGAAGCTCGCCGGCGGGGTTGCGGTGATTCGCGTCGGCGGGGCGACGGAAGCCGAGGTGAAGGAGCGGAAGGACCTCGTCGACGATGCCCTTAATGCAACGCGGGCGGCCGTCGAGGAAGGCATCGTGGCCGGCGGCGGTTCGGCGCTCCTCTATGCGACGCGGGCGCTTTCGAAGCTGAAGGTCGCCAACGAAGACCAGCGCGTCGGCGTCGAAATTGTTCGCCGCGCCCTGGAAGCTCCGGTGCGCCAAATCGCGAACAACGCCGGTGCCGACGGCGCCGTCATTGCCGGAAAACTTCTGGAAGGCAAGGATACGGATTTCGGCTTCGACGCTCAGAAGGGCGAATACGTCAACATGGTGAAGGCGGGCATCATCGACCCGGCAAAGGTCGTTCGCATCGCGCTTCAGGACGCGGCTTCCATCGCGGGCCTTATGGTGACGACGGAGGCGATGGTGACGGAGAAGCCGGAAGACGCGGCAAAAATCCAGACCCATCTGACACCGCCGGAACCAAGCTTCTAA
- a CDS encoding cell wall hydrolase, with protein MNARADFAEREERRLGRLLAAAIHAECTHAAGHGKGNVRDMEAIAAAFLNRAALETRKGTSGVSFETLCQERIALVERPLDRQTEDPLFVACHRIARRALAGVLPDPTQGATHFHTQETFPGWAHGRTPAAAFGNHLYYREET; from the coding sequence ATGAACGCGCGGGCCGATTTCGCCGAACGCGAGGAAAGACGGCTTGGCCGGTTGCTCGCCGCCGCAATCCATGCGGAATGCACACACGCCGCCGGGCATGGCAAGGGAAATGTGCGCGACATGGAAGCGATCGCCGCCGCGTTTTTGAACAGGGCGGCGCTTGAAACCCGGAAAGGGACAAGCGGCGTAAGTTTCGAGACGCTTTGCCAGGAACGGATTGCGCTTGTGGAACGTCCACTGGACCGCCAAACGGAAGACCCCCTTTTTGTTGCCTGCCATCGGATCGCGCGGCGCGCGCTCGCCGGAGTGTTGCCGGACCCAACGCAAGGGGCAACGCACTTTCATACGCAGGAGACATTTCCAGGATGGGCGCATGGACGCACACCCGCCGCCGCCTTCGGCAATCATCTCTATTACCGGGAGGAAACCTAG
- a CDS encoding 3TM-type holin, with protein MLAALLAEIGLPFLVRTVERALGGLENPIAQSAANALKGVGSAIEKGTITPEEVREANRHVERLAEIDAEQEARILREINQTIRSEVSSGDSYVRRMRPTFGYILALTWLAQMLAVAHVIAFDPARAGEVVASLGHLSTIWTVGLSVLGIYVYKRSQEKTAGLLPGPGQDVLGRLAKRFGGK; from the coding sequence ATGCTGGCGGCCCTGCTTGCCGAAATCGGACTTCCCTTTCTCGTGCGGACAGTAGAAAGGGCGCTGGGTGGCCTCGAAAACCCGATCGCGCAATCGGCGGCGAACGCGCTCAAAGGCGTCGGTTCCGCGATCGAGAAGGGAACGATCACGCCGGAGGAAGTGCGCGAGGCGAACCGCCACGTCGAGCGCCTGGCCGAAATTGACGCGGAGCAAGAAGCGCGAATTTTGCGTGAGATCAACCAAACGATCCGCTCGGAAGTAAGCTCGGGGGATTCGTATGTTCGCAGGATGCGGCCCACTTTCGGCTATATCCTGGCGCTTACCTGGCTTGCCCAGATGCTGGCTGTCGCCCATGTGATCGCGTTCGATCCGGCGCGCGCCGGCGAGGTGGTGGCGTCTCTCGGGCATTTAAGCACTATCTGGACGGTGGGATTGAGCGTGCTCGGAATTTACGTCTACAAGCGCTCCCAGGAAAAAACGGCTGGCCTTCTTCCCGGCCCCGGCCAGGACGTTCTCGGCAGGCTTGCAAAACGCTTCGGCGGAAAATAG
- the cysC gene encoding adenylyl-sulfate kinase, whose amino-acid sequence MAGPISSERALNAALLRVVIVGHVDHGKSTLVGRLLYDTDSFPEGKLEAIQAMCERRGMPFEWAFLMDALQAERDQGITIDASQIRFKTAKRDYVIIDAPGHKEFLKNMVSGAASADAALLVIDAHEGVQEQSRRHGYLLHLLGVRQVVVAINKMDLADYSESRFVKVEEEYRRYLAGIGVEARHIIPVSAREGGGIVRRSDRMDWYDGPTVVEALDGFQPPVPPTELPLRFPIQDVYKFDHRRLIVGRIESGRLRVGDTILLSPSNKAAKVASIENWGASVPSLAASAGQSIAVTLHEQIFIERGQVASHAENPPIETNVFRANIFWLGHKPLKVGNRYKLKLHTGEYRAEVQSIDRIVEVADLSSQKGEEVVKNAVAEVTLRTRGLVALDEFSDNSHTGRFVLVEDYAIVGGGIVNMKGYPDQRQSVTRKATNIFFVDHRVDAASRWQLNGHRSGVLWLTGLSGAGKSTLALELESQLFRKGYQVYVLDGDNLRNGLNANLGFLPEDRAENIRRAGEVAALFAEAGLIVITAFISPYRADRDRVRAIAPEGFHEVYVKASLATCERRDPKGLYRRARTGEIPDFTGVSSPYEAPETPELTLDTDELTVEESVARLLEYVEKNLVGGKGWEDQSPLGSVNQLGAPGL is encoded by the coding sequence ATGGCGGGCCCGATCTCTTCCGAGCGTGCGCTGAACGCGGCGCTTCTCCGCGTTGTGATCGTCGGCCATGTCGATCATGGCAAATCGACTCTCGTCGGGCGGCTCCTCTACGACACGGACTCTTTCCCGGAGGGGAAGCTGGAGGCGATTCAGGCCATGTGCGAACGTCGGGGGATGCCCTTCGAGTGGGCGTTTCTTATGGACGCGCTGCAGGCGGAGCGGGACCAGGGGATCACGATCGACGCTTCCCAGATCCGCTTCAAGACGGCAAAGCGCGACTACGTCATCATCGACGCTCCCGGCCACAAGGAATTTCTGAAGAACATGGTGAGTGGCGCGGCCAGCGCCGACGCGGCGCTTCTTGTGATCGACGCCCATGAAGGCGTGCAGGAACAATCCCGTCGGCACGGTTATCTCCTGCACCTTCTCGGCGTTCGCCAAGTCGTCGTCGCCATCAACAAGATGGACCTTGCCGACTATTCTGAGAGCCGCTTCGTGAAGGTGGAGGAAGAGTACCGCAGGTACCTGGCCGGGATCGGCGTCGAGGCCCGGCATATCATTCCCGTCTCTGCCCGCGAGGGCGGCGGCATTGTTCGGCGTTCCGACCGGATGGACTGGTACGACGGGCCCACGGTCGTCGAGGCGCTGGACGGCTTTCAGCCGCCGGTGCCGCCGACCGAACTGCCGCTTCGATTTCCCATCCAGGACGTCTATAAGTTCGACCATCGCCGGCTCATCGTCGGCCGCATCGAAAGCGGCCGGCTTCGCGTCGGCGACACGATCCTGCTGTCGCCTTCGAACAAGGCCGCAAAGGTGGCGAGCATCGAAAACTGGGGCGCTTCCGTGCCCAGCCTAGCCGCTTCCGCCGGCCAGTCGATCGCGGTCACGCTGCACGAACAGATTTTCATCGAGCGCGGCCAAGTGGCCAGCCATGCGGAAAATCCGCCGATCGAAACGAACGTCTTCCGCGCCAACATCTTTTGGCTCGGCCATAAACCTCTGAAGGTTGGCAACCGCTACAAGCTCAAGCTGCACACCGGCGAATACCGTGCCGAGGTGCAATCCATCGACCGTATTGTCGAGGTGGCGGACCTTTCCTCTCAAAAAGGCGAGGAAGTCGTCAAGAACGCAGTCGCGGAGGTGACGTTGCGCACGCGCGGCCTGGTCGCGCTGGACGAATTTTCCGACAACTCGCATACGGGGCGTTTCGTTCTCGTCGAAGACTACGCCATCGTCGGCGGCGGCATCGTCAACATGAAAGGCTACCCCGATCAGCGGCAAAGCGTTACGCGGAAGGCGACCAATATTTTCTTCGTCGACCACCGTGTGGATGCGGCGTCGCGCTGGCAGTTGAACGGGCACCGCAGTGGCGTGCTCTGGCTGACCGGCCTTTCCGGGGCGGGCAAGTCGACGCTGGCGCTTGAACTCGAAAGTCAACTTTTTCGCAAGGGCTATCAAGTGTACGTCCTTGACGGCGATAACCTGCGGAACGGGTTGAACGCGAATCTTGGTTTTTTGCCGGAAGATCGAGCCGAAAATATTCGGCGCGCCGGCGAGGTTGCCGCTCTTTTCGCGGAAGCCGGCTTGATCGTGATCACCGCCTTCATTTCGCCTTACCGGGCCGATCGCGACCGTGTGCGCGCCATAGCGCCGGAAGGCTTTCACGAAGTTTACGTGAAGGCTTCTCTCGCTACTTGCGAACGGCGGGATCCGAAGGGACTCTACCGGCGGGCCCGAACCGGCGAGATTCCCGATTTCACTGGCGTCTCCTCGCCCTACGAGGCGCCGGAAACACCGGAACTTACCCTCGATACGGACGAACTCACGGTCGAGGAATCCGTCGCCCGTCTTCTCGAATATGTCGAAAAGAACCTGGTTGGCGGCAAGGGGTGGGAAGACCAGAGCCCTCTCGGCTCCGTGAATCAGCTCGGCGCGCCCGGCCTCTGA